The following are encoded together in the Thermococcus sp. 21S7 genome:
- a CDS encoding radical SAM protein, translating to TGCDHACVYCYITAYIPKAFKVRIKENLLPTLERELRKFDKRFIISLSYSSDPYPTIERQFGITRKVLQLFKRYNVRCMILTKSDIFKRDLDILRELKCAVGITVTTIDEEKAKALEPNAPSPKDRIRAL from the coding sequence ATACTGGTTGCGACCATGCCTGTGTCTACTGCTACATAACCGCTTATATTCCCAAAGCTTTTAAGGTTAGAATTAAAGAAAATCTTCTTCCTACACTAGAAAGGGAACTCAGAAAATTTGATAAAAGGTTTATAATCTCGCTCTCCTACTCTTCTGATCCGTACCCAACGATTGAGAGGCAATTTGGCATTACACGAAAAGTTCTACAGCTCTTCAAAAGATACAACGTGAGGTGCATGATCTTAACAAAATCAGATATTTTTAAGCGTGATTTGGACATTCTAAGAGAACTCAAATGTGCTGTTGGCATAACAGTGACGACAATAGATGAAGAAAAAGCTAAGGCATTAGAGCCAAATGCTCCCTCACCTAAAGACAGAATAAGAGCTCTA